The Coleofasciculaceae cyanobacterium genome includes a window with the following:
- the urtD gene encoding urea ABC transporter ATP-binding protein UrtD translates to MSKILEIEDLTVSFDGFKALNNLNFSLDAGELRVIIGPNGAGKTTFLDVITGKVQPTKGRVLFKGKNLQKIPEYKIARMGIGRKFQTPRVYLNLTVRENLDLVCNRNKNVFPTLFGRANGSEKRTVGGLLETIGLDTKANLLANLLSHGEKQRLEIGMLVAQSPDLLLVDEPAAGLTDEETENVGALLLSLAQSHSIVAIEHDMEFVRQIANDKVTVLHQGTLLCEGKMEQVQNDPRVIEVYLGETPE, encoded by the coding sequence ATGAGTAAAATCTTAGAAATTGAGGATTTAACGGTAAGCTTTGATGGTTTTAAGGCTCTTAATAATTTAAATTTTAGTTTGGATGCGGGAGAACTACGGGTAATTATCGGACCAAACGGTGCAGGTAAAACTACTTTTTTAGATGTGATTACCGGGAAAGTTCAACCGACAAAAGGTAGAGTATTATTTAAAGGTAAAAATCTCCAAAAAATCCCCGAATATAAAATAGCTCGGATGGGCATTGGGCGCAAATTTCAAACTCCTAGAGTATATCTAAATCTAACCGTTAGAGAAAATTTAGATTTAGTTTGTAACCGCAATAAAAATGTTTTTCCTACTTTATTTGGTCGTGCTAATGGTAGTGAAAAAAGAACTGTTGGGGGCTTATTAGAAACAATCGGTTTAGATACTAAAGCTAACCTGTTGGCAAATTTGCTATCTCATGGAGAAAAGCAACGCCTAGAAATTGGTATGTTGGTAGCGCAATCTCCCGACTTATTATTAGTAGATGAACCCGCAGCAGGATTAACCGATGAAGAAACCGAAAACGTGGGGGCATTATTACTTTCTCTTGCCCAAAGCCATTCTATTGTGGCGATCGAACATGACATGGAGTTTGTCCGCCAAATTGCCAATGATAAAGTAACCGTATTGCATCAGGGAACATTACTTTGTGAAGGCAAAATGGAACAGGTACAAAATGACCCTCGAGTAATTGAGGTGTATTTGGGAGAAACACCAGAATAA
- the urtC gene encoding urea ABC transporter permease subunit UrtC yields the protein MSNETGLEIKQRQRRNKLSETGIIIALIVVFAVILPIVIPAFRLRLVGRFLSLAIVALGIDLIWGYTGLLSLGHGIFFALGGYALTMHLNLQIPEGQLPEFFTLYGVNELPWVWQPFYSFPFTILALIIIPGIVAALIGYLVFRNRIKGVYFSILTQAALLVFFNFFNGQQEIINGTNGLKTDTEKIFGFLVSSPGVQRTFYILTVISLLLIYLLCRWLTSGRFGRLLKAIRDDETRVRFSGYDPTGYKVLVFAISGAIAGIAGALYTVQTGIITPSIMQVAFSIEMVIWVAVGGRGTLIGAIIGTLLVRLAQTFLSESFPEIWLFFQGALFLIVVTVLPDGIVGWWINHGWIRLRSLLGLQPKLATYPSLVEDPELQQERETIAKK from the coding sequence ATGAGTAATGAAACTGGTCTTGAAATTAAGCAGAGGCAACGCAGAAACAAACTAAGTGAAACGGGGATAATTATCGCTTTAATTGTTGTTTTTGCGGTCATTTTGCCGATTGTTATACCTGCTTTTAGACTGCGCTTAGTTGGTCGTTTTCTCTCTTTGGCAATTGTCGCTTTAGGTATCGATCTAATTTGGGGCTATACTGGCTTACTGAGTCTGGGTCATGGTATTTTCTTTGCCCTAGGTGGTTATGCCCTGACGATGCACCTCAATTTGCAAATACCTGAAGGGCAGTTACCAGAGTTTTTTACGCTTTATGGAGTCAATGAACTACCGTGGGTTTGGCAACCTTTTTATTCGTTTCCGTTTACTATCTTAGCTTTAATTATTATTCCTGGAATAGTTGCAGCTTTGATTGGCTATTTGGTATTTCGTAATCGAATTAAAGGAGTTTATTTCTCAATTTTGACTCAAGCAGCTTTGCTAGTTTTCTTTAATTTTTTCAATGGTCAACAAGAAATAATCAACGGTACCAATGGCTTAAAAACTGATACCGAAAAAATCTTTGGTTTTCTAGTTAGTTCTCCTGGAGTTCAACGTACTTTTTATATTCTGACCGTCATCTCTTTATTGTTAATTTATCTGCTGTGTCGATGGTTGACTAGCGGGCGTTTTGGTAGGCTACTCAAAGCCATTCGCGATGATGAGACTAGGGTAAGATTTTCGGGTTACGATCCTACGGGATATAAAGTTTTAGTCTTTGCCATCTCTGGCGCGATCGCCGGTATCGCTGGGGCATTGTACACAGTTCAAACAGGGATTATTACCCCCAGCATTATGCAGGTTGCTTTCTCGATTGAGATGGTAATTTGGGTGGCAGTAGGAGGCAGGGGGACGCTAATTGGCGCGATTATCGGTACGTTGTTAGTGAGGCTGGCTCAAACCTTTTTAAGTGAAAGTTTTCCCGAAATTTGGCTATTTTTCCAGGGTGCGCTATTCCTGATTGTGGTGACGGTATTACCTGATGGCATTGTCGGCTGGTGGATAAATCATGGCTGGATTCGATTGCGATCGCTTTTGGGACTTCAGCCTAAATTAGCTACCTATCCTAGTTTAGTCGAAGATCCTGAACTTCAGCAGGAAAGAGAAACAATAGCGAAAAAATAA
- the urtB gene encoding urea ABC transporter permease subunit UrtB, which produces MSTLIEGLFNGISIGSVLLIAALGLAIVFGLMGVINLAHGELMMLGAYATFVVQNVFKPLGEPWFSFYIIVAIPIAFIVSAIVGLILERGAIRFLYGRPLETLLATWGVSLILQQFVRSVNWLLIISIFIFCLLFFGGMQLIKRRADWETMRTKTVGLLLPLSGAVAIALYFLFSQNSALTNAWFSARNVDVTAPAWLRGGVEVFGFQMPYVRLFIIALTILCLIAVYWFLQRSSWGLRIRSVTQNRTMSSCLGIPTAKVDALTFALGSGLAGIAGCAVSLLGSVGPNTGQNYIIDTFMVVVVGGVGNLLGAVIAALGIGIFNYLIGSGSLALFLTTISAPQPLVDFFLFFATSSMAKVMVFALIIIFLQIKPAGLFPQKGRTAEL; this is translated from the coding sequence GTGTCTACATTAATTGAAGGTTTATTTAACGGAATCAGTATTGGTTCGGTCTTATTGATTGCAGCGTTAGGTCTGGCAATTGTCTTTGGACTCATGGGAGTGATTAACCTGGCTCATGGCGAATTGATGATGCTGGGGGCTTATGCCACTTTTGTGGTTCAAAATGTTTTTAAACCGCTGGGCGAACCTTGGTTCAGTTTTTATATTATTGTGGCGATTCCGATCGCCTTTATTGTTTCTGCGATCGTCGGCTTAATTTTGGAACGAGGGGCAATTCGCTTTCTCTACGGCAGACCCTTAGAAACTCTACTGGCTACCTGGGGCGTTAGCTTAATTTTACAGCAGTTTGTCCGCAGTGTTAACTGGCTTTTAATCATCTCAATTTTCATTTTCTGTCTGTTGTTTTTTGGCGGAATGCAGTTAATCAAACGTCGTGCTGATTGGGAAACAATGAGGACAAAGACTGTCGGTTTGTTATTACCTCTGAGTGGAGCAGTGGCGATCGCCTTGTACTTTTTATTCAGCCAAAATTCAGCTTTGACTAATGCCTGGTTTAGTGCCAGAAACGTCGATGTTACTGCCCCTGCTTGGTTACGGGGAGGAGTAGAAGTATTTGGCTTTCAGATGCCTTATGTGCGTCTGTTTATCATCGCTTTAACTATCCTTTGTCTGATTGCTGTGTATTGGTTTTTGCAGCGTTCTTCCTGGGGCTTAAGAATTCGCTCCGTTACTCAAAATCGCACCATGAGTTCTTGTTTGGGTATTCCCACAGCGAAAGTTGATGCTCTAACCTTCGCTTTAGGTTCGGGACTAGCAGGAATTGCTGGCTGCGCCGTTAGTTTGCTCGGTTCGGTAGGACCAAATACAGGACAAAACTATATTATTGATACTTTTATGGTGGTGGTAGTAGGCGGTGTTGGTAACCTTCTCGGTGCTGTTATAGCAGCATTGGGCATTGGAATTTTTAATTATCTTATTGGTTCGGGATCTTTAGCTTTGTTCTTGACTACAATCAGCGCGCCGCAACCCCTGGTAGATTTCTTTTTGTTCTTTGCCACCAGCAGCATGGCAAAGGTGATGGTGTTTGCCTTAATTATTATTTTCCTCCAAATCAAACCTGCGGGGCTATTCCCTCAAAAAGGTAGAACAGCAGAACTGTAA
- the urtA gene encoding urea ABC transporter substrate-binding protein yields MSQLGRRKFLLYSSTGVLASLLLKGCADAGGGDTAANTQAANTTEAANTEAAADGIKVGILHSLSGTMAISETTVVDAEMMAIDEINAAGGLLGKQIIAIKEDGASDWPTFAEKAAKLIDQDKVATVFGCWTSASRKAVLPVFETKKHMLWYPVQYEGQECSKNVFYTGAAPNQQIEPAVDWLLKNKGKEFFLVGSDYVFPRTANTIIKEQLAAKGGTVAGEDYLPLGDTEVTSIITKIKVALPDGGVIFNSLNGDTNVAFFKQMQGAGLTPDKYPVMSVSVAEEEVKQIGPEYLQGHYASWNYFQTVENPQNDQFVTAFKQKYGEDRVTNDPMEAAYIMVYLWKQAVEKAGTIDLEPVRAAAVGQKFAAPEGQVTMQPNHHISKTVRIGEVREDGLFDIVWSTEGPLEPIPWNQYVKETKGFACDWTDPNKGGKYKEA; encoded by the coding sequence ATGTCACAATTAGGAAGACGTAAATTTTTACTTTATAGCTCAACAGGAGTCTTGGCTAGTCTCTTGTTGAAGGGTTGTGCTGATGCTGGAGGTGGTGATACGGCTGCCAATACTCAAGCTGCCAATACTACTGAAGCTGCTAATACTGAAGCAGCAGCAGACGGAATCAAAGTCGGCATTCTCCACTCTTTGAGCGGCACGATGGCAATCAGCGAAACTACTGTAGTCGATGCAGAAATGATGGCTATTGACGAAATTAATGCTGCTGGTGGACTTTTAGGAAAACAGATTATCGCGATCAAAGAAGATGGGGCATCAGATTGGCCTACCTTTGCCGAAAAAGCAGCTAAGTTGATCGATCAAGATAAAGTGGCTACGGTTTTTGGCTGCTGGACATCCGCTAGTCGCAAAGCGGTGTTGCCAGTATTTGAAACGAAAAAGCATATGTTGTGGTATCCCGTTCAATATGAAGGACAGGAATGTTCAAAAAACGTATTTTATACAGGTGCAGCACCAAACCAGCAAATTGAGCCAGCCGTAGATTGGCTGCTAAAAAATAAAGGCAAGGAATTTTTCCTAGTTGGGTCTGATTATGTCTTCCCTCGCACTGCTAATACAATTATTAAAGAACAATTAGCAGCTAAAGGCGGTACTGTTGCAGGAGAAGATTATTTACCTTTAGGAGATACTGAAGTAACTTCCATTATCACTAAAATTAAAGTTGCATTGCCTGACGGTGGTGTGATCTTTAACAGCCTTAATGGAGATACTAACGTCGCCTTCTTCAAACAAATGCAGGGTGCAGGATTGACTCCTGATAAATATCCAGTAATGTCCGTTAGTGTTGCCGAAGAAGAAGTTAAGCAAATTGGTCCAGAATACCTCCAGGGGCATTATGCGTCATGGAATTATTTCCAAACCGTAGAAAATCCGCAAAACGATCAGTTTGTTACAGCGTTTAAGCAAAAATATGGTGAAGATAGGGTAACTAACGACCCTATGGAAGCTGCCTACATTATGGTTTACCTTTGGAAGCAAGCGGTGGAAAAGGCTGGTACTATCGATTTAGAGCCAGTTAGAGCAGCAGCAGTAGGTCAAAAGTTTGCTGCGCCAGAAGGTCAGGTGACAATGCAGCCCAATCATCATATTTCCAAAACAGTGCGTATTGGAGAAGTCAGAGAAGACGGGCTATTTGACATTGTTTGGTCTACCGAAGGACCTTTAGAGCCGATCCCCTGGAACCAGTATGTCAAAGAAACTAAAGGTTTTGCCTGTGACTGGACCGATCCTAACAAGGGTGGAAAGTATAAAGAAGCATAG